In Homo sapiens chromosome 11, GRCh38.p14 Primary Assembly, one DNA window encodes the following:
- the RPS6KA4 gene encoding ribosomal protein S6 kinase alpha-4 isoform a (isoform a is encoded by transcript variant 1): MGDEDDDESCAVELRITEANLTGHEEKVSVENFELLKVLGTGAYGKVFLVRKAGGHDAGKLYAMKVLRKAALVQRAKTQEHTRTERSVLELVRQAPFLVTLHYAFQTDAKLHLILDYVSGGEMFTHLYQRQYFKEAEVRVYGGEIVLALEHLHKLGIIYRDLKLENVLLDSEGHIVLTDFGLSKEFLTEEKERTFSFCGTIEYMAPEIIRSKTGHGKAVDWWSLGILLFELLTGASPFTLEGERNTQAEVSRRILKCSPPFPPRIGPVAQDLLQRLLCKDPKKRLGAGPQGAQEVRNHPFFQGLDWVALAARKIPAPFRPQIRSELDVGNFAEEFTRLEPVYSPPGSPPPGDPRIFQGYSFVAPSILFDHNNAVMTDGLEAPGAGDRPGRAAVARSAMMQDSPFFQQYELDLREPALGQGSFSVCRRCRQRQSGQEFAVKILSRRLEANTQREVAALRLCQSHPNVVNLHEVHHDQLHTYLVLELLRGGELLEHIRKKRHFSESEASQILRSLVSAVSFMHEEAGVVHRDLKPENILYADDTPGAPVKIIDFGFARLRPQSPGVPMQTPCFTLQYAAPELLAQQGYDESCDLWSLGVILYMMLSGQVPFQGASGQGGQSQAAEIMCKIREGRFSLDGEAWQGVSEEAKELVRGLLTVDPAKRLKLEGLRGSSWLQDGSARSSPPLRTPDVLESSGPAVRSGLNATFMAFNRGKREGFFLKSVENAPLAKRRKQKLRSATASRRGSPAPANPGRAPVASKGAPRRANGPLPPS; this comes from the exons ATGGGGGACGAGGACGACGATGAGAGCTGCGCCGTGGAGCTGCGGATCACAGAAG CCAACCTGACCGGGCACGAGGAGAAGGTGAGCGTGGAGAACTTCGAGCTGCTCAAGGTGCTGGGCACGGGAG CCTACGGCAAGGTGTTCCTGGTGCGGAAGGCGGGCGGGCACGACGCGGGGAAGCTGTACGCCATGAAGGTGCTGCGCAAGGCGGCGCTGGTGCAGCGCGCCAAGACGCAAGAGCACACGCGCACCGAGCGCTCGGTGCTGGAGCTGGTGCGCCAGGCGCCCTTCCTGGTCACGCTGCACTACGCTTTCCAGACGGATGCCAAGCTGCACCTCATCCTGG ACTATGTGAGCGGCGGGGAGATGTTCACCCACCTCTACCAGCGCCAGTACttcaaggaggctgaggtgcgcgTGTATGGGGGTGAGATCGTGCTGGCCCTGGAACACCTGCACAAG CTCGGCATCATTTACCGAGACCTGAAACTGGAGAATGTGCTGCTGGACTCCGAGGGCCACATTGTCCTCACGGACTTCGGGCTGAGCAAGGAGTTCCTGACGGAGGAG AAAGAGCGGACCTTCTCCTTCTGTGGCACCATCGAGTACATGGCCCCCGAAATCATCCGTAGCAAGACGGGGCATGGCAAG GCTGTGGACTGGTGGAGCCTGGGCATCTTGCTCTTCGAGCTGCTGACGGGGGCCTCGCCCTTCACCCTGGAGGGCGAGAGGAACACGCAGGCTGAGGTGTCTCG ACGGATCCTGAAgtgctcccctcccttcccccctcgGATCGGGCCCGTGGCGCAGGACCTGCTGCAGCGGCTGCTTTGTAAGGATCCTAAGAAGCGATTGGGCGCGGGGCCCCAGGGGGCACAAGAAGTCCGGAACCATCCCTTCTTCCAG GGCCTCGATTGGGTGGCTCTGGCTGCCAGGAAGATTCCAGCCCCATTCCGGCCCCAAATCCGCTCAGAGCTGGATGTGGGCAACTTTGCGGAGGAATTCACTCGGCTGGAGCCTGTCTACTCACCCCCTGGCAGCCCCCCACCTGGGGACCCCCGAATCTTTCAG GGATACTCCTTTGTGGCACCCTCCATTCTCTTTGACCACAACAACGCGGTGATGACCGATGGGCTGGAAGCGCCTGGTGCTGGAGACCGGCCAGGTCGGGCAGCGGTGGCCAGGAGCGCTATGATGcag GACTCGCCCTTCTTCCAGCAGTACGAGCTGGACCTGCGGGAGCCTGCGCTGGGCCAGGGCAGCTTTTCTGTGTGTCGCCGCTGCCGCCAGCGCCAGAGCGGCCAGGAGTTCGCAGTCAAGATCCTCAGTCGCAG gctggaggcgAACACGCAGCGCGAAGTGGCTGCCCTGCGCCTGTGCCAGTCACACCCCAACGTGGTGAATCTGCACGAGGTGCATCACGACCAG CTGCACACGTACCTGGTCCTGGAGCTGCTGCGGGGCGGGGAGCTGCTGGAGCACATCCGCAAGAAGCGGCACTTCAGCGAGTCGGAAGCAAGCCAGATCCTGCGCAGCCTCGTGTCGGCCGTGAGCTTCATGCACGAGGAGGCGGGCGTGGTGCACCGCGACCTCAAGCCGGAG AACATCCTGTACGCCGACGACACGCCCGGGGCCCCGGTGAAAATCATCGACTTCGGGTTCGCGCGGTTGCGGCCGCAGAGTCCCGGGGTGCCCATGCAGACGCCCTGCTTCACGCTGCAGTACGCTGCCCCCGAGCTGCTGGCGCAGCAGGGCTACGACGAGTCCTGCGACCTCTGGAGCCTGGGCGTCATTCTG TACATGATGCTGTCGGGGCAGGTCCCCTTCCAGGGGGCCTCTGGCCAGGGCGGGCAGAGCCAGGCGGCCGAGATCATGTGCAAAATCCGCGAGGGGCGCTTCTCCCTTGACGGGGAGGCCTGGCAGGGTGTATCCGAGGAAGCCAAGGAGCTGGTCCGAG GGCTCCTGACCGTGGACCCCGCCAAGCGGCTGAAGCTCGAGGGACTGCGGGGCAGCTCGTGGCTGCAGGACGGCAGCGCGCGCTCCTCGCCCCCGCTCCGGACGCCCGACGTGCTCGAGTCCTCTGGGCCCGCAGTGCGCTCGGGTCTCAACGCCACCTTCATG GCATTCAACCGGGGCAAGCGGGAGGGCTTCTTCCTGAAGAGCGTGGAGAATGCACCCCTGGCCAAGCGGCGGAAGCAGAAGCTGCGGAGCGCCACCGCCTCCCGCCGGGGCTCCCCTGCACCAGCCAACCCGGGCCGAGCCCCCGTCGCCTCCAAAGGGGCCCCCCGCCGAGCCAACGGCCCCCTGCCCCCCTCCTAA
- the RPS6KA4 gene encoding ribosomal protein S6 kinase alpha-4 isoform X3: MGDEDDDESCAVELRITEANLTGHEEKVSVENFELLKVLGTGAYGKVFLVRKAGGHDAGKLYAMKVLRKAALVQRAKTQEHTRTERSVLELVRQAPFLVTLHYAFQTDAKLHLILDYVSGGEMFTHLYQRQYFKEAEVRVYGGEIVLALEHLHKLGIIYRDLKLENVLLDSEGHIVLTDFGLSKEFLTEEKERTFSFCGTIEYMAPEIIRSKTGHGKAVDWWSLGILLFELLTGASPFTLEGERNTQAEVSRRILKCSPPFPPRIGPVAQDLLQRLLCKDPKKRLGAGPQGAQEVRNHPFFQGYSFVAPSILFDHNNAVMTDGLEAPGAGDRPGRAAVARSAMMQYELDLREPALGQGSFSVCRRCRQRQSGQEFAVKILSRRLEANTQREVAALRLCQSHPNVVNLHEVHHDQLHTYLVLELLRGGELLEHIRKKRHFSESEASQILRSLVSAVSFMHEEAGVVHRDLKPENILYADDTPGAPVKIIDFGFARLRPQSPGVPMQTPCFTLQYAAPELLAQQGYDESCDLWSLGVILYMMLSGQVPFQGASGQGGQSQAAEIMCKIREGRFSLDGEAWQGVSEEAKELVRGLLTVDPAKRLKLEGLRGSSWLQDGSARSSPPLRTPDVLESSGPAVRSGLNATFMAFNRGKREGFFLKSVENAPLAKRRKQKLRSATASRRGSPAPANPGRAPVASKGAPRRANGPLPPS, translated from the exons ATGGGGGACGAGGACGACGATGAGAGCTGCGCCGTGGAGCTGCGGATCACAGAAG CCAACCTGACCGGGCACGAGGAGAAGGTGAGCGTGGAGAACTTCGAGCTGCTCAAGGTGCTGGGCACGGGAG CCTACGGCAAGGTGTTCCTGGTGCGGAAGGCGGGCGGGCACGACGCGGGGAAGCTGTACGCCATGAAGGTGCTGCGCAAGGCGGCGCTGGTGCAGCGCGCCAAGACGCAAGAGCACACGCGCACCGAGCGCTCGGTGCTGGAGCTGGTGCGCCAGGCGCCCTTCCTGGTCACGCTGCACTACGCTTTCCAGACGGATGCCAAGCTGCACCTCATCCTGG ACTATGTGAGCGGCGGGGAGATGTTCACCCACCTCTACCAGCGCCAGTACttcaaggaggctgaggtgcgcgTGTATGGGGGTGAGATCGTGCTGGCCCTGGAACACCTGCACAAG CTCGGCATCATTTACCGAGACCTGAAACTGGAGAATGTGCTGCTGGACTCCGAGGGCCACATTGTCCTCACGGACTTCGGGCTGAGCAAGGAGTTCCTGACGGAGGAG AAAGAGCGGACCTTCTCCTTCTGTGGCACCATCGAGTACATGGCCCCCGAAATCATCCGTAGCAAGACGGGGCATGGCAAG GCTGTGGACTGGTGGAGCCTGGGCATCTTGCTCTTCGAGCTGCTGACGGGGGCCTCGCCCTTCACCCTGGAGGGCGAGAGGAACACGCAGGCTGAGGTGTCTCG ACGGATCCTGAAgtgctcccctcccttcccccctcgGATCGGGCCCGTGGCGCAGGACCTGCTGCAGCGGCTGCTTTGTAAGGATCCTAAGAAGCGATTGGGCGCGGGGCCCCAGGGGGCACAAGAAGTCCGGAACCATCCCTTCTTCCAG GGATACTCCTTTGTGGCACCCTCCATTCTCTTTGACCACAACAACGCGGTGATGACCGATGGGCTGGAAGCGCCTGGTGCTGGAGACCGGCCAGGTCGGGCAGCGGTGGCCAGGAGCGCTATGATGcag TACGAGCTGGACCTGCGGGAGCCTGCGCTGGGCCAGGGCAGCTTTTCTGTGTGTCGCCGCTGCCGCCAGCGCCAGAGCGGCCAGGAGTTCGCAGTCAAGATCCTCAGTCGCAG gctggaggcgAACACGCAGCGCGAAGTGGCTGCCCTGCGCCTGTGCCAGTCACACCCCAACGTGGTGAATCTGCACGAGGTGCATCACGACCAG CTGCACACGTACCTGGTCCTGGAGCTGCTGCGGGGCGGGGAGCTGCTGGAGCACATCCGCAAGAAGCGGCACTTCAGCGAGTCGGAAGCAAGCCAGATCCTGCGCAGCCTCGTGTCGGCCGTGAGCTTCATGCACGAGGAGGCGGGCGTGGTGCACCGCGACCTCAAGCCGGAG AACATCCTGTACGCCGACGACACGCCCGGGGCCCCGGTGAAAATCATCGACTTCGGGTTCGCGCGGTTGCGGCCGCAGAGTCCCGGGGTGCCCATGCAGACGCCCTGCTTCACGCTGCAGTACGCTGCCCCCGAGCTGCTGGCGCAGCAGGGCTACGACGAGTCCTGCGACCTCTGGAGCCTGGGCGTCATTCTG TACATGATGCTGTCGGGGCAGGTCCCCTTCCAGGGGGCCTCTGGCCAGGGCGGGCAGAGCCAGGCGGCCGAGATCATGTGCAAAATCCGCGAGGGGCGCTTCTCCCTTGACGGGGAGGCCTGGCAGGGTGTATCCGAGGAAGCCAAGGAGCTGGTCCGAG GGCTCCTGACCGTGGACCCCGCCAAGCGGCTGAAGCTCGAGGGACTGCGGGGCAGCTCGTGGCTGCAGGACGGCAGCGCGCGCTCCTCGCCCCCGCTCCGGACGCCCGACGTGCTCGAGTCCTCTGGGCCCGCAGTGCGCTCGGGTCTCAACGCCACCTTCATG GCATTCAACCGGGGCAAGCGGGAGGGCTTCTTCCTGAAGAGCGTGGAGAATGCACCCCTGGCCAAGCGGCGGAAGCAGAAGCTGCGGAGCGCCACCGCCTCCCGCCGGGGCTCCCCTGCACCAGCCAACCCGGGCCGAGCCCCCGTCGCCTCCAAAGGGGCCCCCCGCCGAGCCAACGGCCCCCTGCCCCCCTCCTAA
- the RPS6KA4 gene encoding ribosomal protein S6 kinase alpha-4 isoform d (isoform d is encoded by transcript variant 4) codes for MKVLRKAALVQRAKTQEHTRTERSVLELVRQAPFLVTLHYAFQTDAKLHLILDYVSGGEMFTHLYQRQYFKEAEVRVYGGEIVLALEHLHKLGIIYRDLKLENVLLDSEGHIVLTDFGLSKEFLTEEKERTFSFCGTIEYMAPEIIRSKTGHGKAVDWWSLGILLFELLTGASPFTLEGERNTQAEVSRRILKCSPPFPPRIGPVAQDLLQRLLCKDPKKRLGAGPQGAQEVRNHPFFQGLDWVALAARKIPAPFRPQIRSELDVGNFAEEFTRLEPVYSPPGSPPPGDPRIFQGYSFVAPSILFDHNNAVMTDGLEAPGAGDRPGRAAVARSAMMQDSPFFQQYELDLREPALGQGSFSVCRRCRQRQSGQEFAVKILSRRLEANTQREVAALRLCQSHPNVVNLHEVHHDQLHTYLVLELLRGGELLEHIRKKRHFSESEASQILRSLVSAVSFMHEEAGVVHRDLKPENILYADDTPGAPVKIIDFGFARLRPQSPGVPMQTPCFTLQYAAPELLAQQGYDESCDLWSLGVILYMMLSGQVPFQGASGQGGQSQAAEIMCKIREGRFSLDGEAWQGVSEEAKELVRGLLTVDPAKRLKLEGLRGSSWLQDGSARSSPPLRTPDVLESSGPAVRSGLNATFMAFNRGKREGFFLKSVENAPLAKRRKQKLRSATASRRGSPAPANPGRAPVASKGAPRRANGPLPPS; via the exons ATGAAGGTGCTGCGCAAGGCGGCGCTGGTGCAGCGCGCCAAGACGCAAGAGCACACGCGCACCGAGCGCTCGGTGCTGGAGCTGGTGCGCCAGGCGCCCTTCCTGGTCACGCTGCACTACGCTTTCCAGACGGATGCCAAGCTGCACCTCATCCTGG ACTATGTGAGCGGCGGGGAGATGTTCACCCACCTCTACCAGCGCCAGTACttcaaggaggctgaggtgcgcgTGTATGGGGGTGAGATCGTGCTGGCCCTGGAACACCTGCACAAG CTCGGCATCATTTACCGAGACCTGAAACTGGAGAATGTGCTGCTGGACTCCGAGGGCCACATTGTCCTCACGGACTTCGGGCTGAGCAAGGAGTTCCTGACGGAGGAG AAAGAGCGGACCTTCTCCTTCTGTGGCACCATCGAGTACATGGCCCCCGAAATCATCCGTAGCAAGACGGGGCATGGCAAG GCTGTGGACTGGTGGAGCCTGGGCATCTTGCTCTTCGAGCTGCTGACGGGGGCCTCGCCCTTCACCCTGGAGGGCGAGAGGAACACGCAGGCTGAGGTGTCTCG ACGGATCCTGAAgtgctcccctcccttcccccctcgGATCGGGCCCGTGGCGCAGGACCTGCTGCAGCGGCTGCTTTGTAAGGATCCTAAGAAGCGATTGGGCGCGGGGCCCCAGGGGGCACAAGAAGTCCGGAACCATCCCTTCTTCCAG GGCCTCGATTGGGTGGCTCTGGCTGCCAGGAAGATTCCAGCCCCATTCCGGCCCCAAATCCGCTCAGAGCTGGATGTGGGCAACTTTGCGGAGGAATTCACTCGGCTGGAGCCTGTCTACTCACCCCCTGGCAGCCCCCCACCTGGGGACCCCCGAATCTTTCAG GGATACTCCTTTGTGGCACCCTCCATTCTCTTTGACCACAACAACGCGGTGATGACCGATGGGCTGGAAGCGCCTGGTGCTGGAGACCGGCCAGGTCGGGCAGCGGTGGCCAGGAGCGCTATGATGcag GACTCGCCCTTCTTCCAGCAGTACGAGCTGGACCTGCGGGAGCCTGCGCTGGGCCAGGGCAGCTTTTCTGTGTGTCGCCGCTGCCGCCAGCGCCAGAGCGGCCAGGAGTTCGCAGTCAAGATCCTCAGTCGCAG gctggaggcgAACACGCAGCGCGAAGTGGCTGCCCTGCGCCTGTGCCAGTCACACCCCAACGTGGTGAATCTGCACGAGGTGCATCACGACCAG CTGCACACGTACCTGGTCCTGGAGCTGCTGCGGGGCGGGGAGCTGCTGGAGCACATCCGCAAGAAGCGGCACTTCAGCGAGTCGGAAGCAAGCCAGATCCTGCGCAGCCTCGTGTCGGCCGTGAGCTTCATGCACGAGGAGGCGGGCGTGGTGCACCGCGACCTCAAGCCGGAG AACATCCTGTACGCCGACGACACGCCCGGGGCCCCGGTGAAAATCATCGACTTCGGGTTCGCGCGGTTGCGGCCGCAGAGTCCCGGGGTGCCCATGCAGACGCCCTGCTTCACGCTGCAGTACGCTGCCCCCGAGCTGCTGGCGCAGCAGGGCTACGACGAGTCCTGCGACCTCTGGAGCCTGGGCGTCATTCTG TACATGATGCTGTCGGGGCAGGTCCCCTTCCAGGGGGCCTCTGGCCAGGGCGGGCAGAGCCAGGCGGCCGAGATCATGTGCAAAATCCGCGAGGGGCGCTTCTCCCTTGACGGGGAGGCCTGGCAGGGTGTATCCGAGGAAGCCAAGGAGCTGGTCCGAG GGCTCCTGACCGTGGACCCCGCCAAGCGGCTGAAGCTCGAGGGACTGCGGGGCAGCTCGTGGCTGCAGGACGGCAGCGCGCGCTCCTCGCCCCCGCTCCGGACGCCCGACGTGCTCGAGTCCTCTGGGCCCGCAGTGCGCTCGGGTCTCAACGCCACCTTCATG GCATTCAACCGGGGCAAGCGGGAGGGCTTCTTCCTGAAGAGCGTGGAGAATGCACCCCTGGCCAAGCGGCGGAAGCAGAAGCTGCGGAGCGCCACCGCCTCCCGCCGGGGCTCCCCTGCACCAGCCAACCCGGGCCGAGCCCCCGTCGCCTCCAAAGGGGCCCCCCGCCGAGCCAACGGCCCCCTGCCCCCCTCCTAA